AGGGCCTCCAGGCGCAGGAAAGGGAACTCAGGCAGTACGCATTGTTGAAAAGTATGGAATTCCACACATTTCAACGGGTGACATCTTCCGCGACAATATTAAGAGGCAAACTGAGCTCGGTAAGAAAGCTCAAGAATACATGAATAAAGGCGAACTTGTTCCAGACGATTTAGTAATTGAAATCGCCACGGACAGATTGCTGAGAGACGACTGCAAGAAGGGCTTCCTTCTTGACGGTTTTCCTCGCACGGTTTATCAGGCAGAAAAGCTTGATGAATTCATGCAGGCACACGGTGGAAAGATTGATCACGTTATCAATCTAGAGGTAGACGATGATTTGCTCATCTTCAGACTCACAGGAAGACGTGTTTGCAAGCAGTGCGGAGCAAGCTTCCACGTAGTCAACATCCCGCCAAAGGTAGAAGGAATCTGCGATAGATGCGGAGGAGAGCTAGTGCAGAGAGCTGACGATACGGAGGAGACGGTAAAGAACAGAATTACCGTTTACAAAGAACAGACTATGCCGCTTATTGATTATTACACAAAGGCTAACAACATTACTACGCTAGATGGCTCAACACCTCTTGATCAGTGTTTTGCTGAAATTGTAGAAGTTCTAGGTGAATAGTCATGATAGTAATCAAATCCAAAGAAGAAATTGAATTGTTGCGTGTTCCTTGCAAGGTTACAGGCGAGCTACTAAACAAGCTTGCTGGGTTCATAAAGCCGGGAATAAGCACATGGGAAATCGATAACTTCTGTGCCGAATTTATAAAGCAGCACGGAATGACACCGACCTTCAAGGGTTACGGTGGATTCCCGGGAAATGTGTGCGTATCGCTCAACGAAGAGATTGTGCACGGAATTCCGGATCGCGAGAGAATTCTTCAAGAGGGTGACATAGTCAGCATCGATGTTGGCGCGACATACAAAGGATATACAAGCGATGCCGCAAGAACATATCCTGTAGGCAAAATCAGCGAGGAAGCACAGCGTCTTATAGATGCGACAAGAGATAGCTTCTTTGCGGGAATAGAGTTTGCCAAGGTAGGAAACCGACTTTCAGACATTTCGCATGCAGTGCAGGCGAAGGCCGAGAGGGAAGGGTTTTCAGTAATCCGAGACTTTGTTGGACACGGAGTCGGAAGAGAATTGCATGAGGATCCACAGATACCTAACTACGGAAAGGCTGGACGTGGTCCAAGACTTGTAGAAGGTATGGTCCTAGCAATTGAACCGATGGTAGCGGTCGGAACATACGAAACAGAAACACTGTTGAATAATTGGACGGCAGTAACTGCTGACGGAAAGCTTTCAGCTCATTACGAAAACACGGTAGCAATTACTGAGAATGGGCCGGAAGTGCTAACTTTAGTCGAAGAAGAGGTGTAGAGGATATGGCGAAAAAAGACACCATAGAAGCAATGGGCACTGTTGTAGATGCACAGCCTAATGCAATGTTCAAGATAAAGCTTGAGAACGGATTTGAGGTTCTTGCGCATATATCGGGTAAGATCCGCATGAACTACATTAGGATTCTCCCGGGGGACAAGGTAAAGGTTGAGCTATCACCTTATGACCTAACTCGCGGACGTATTGTATGGCGTGATAAATAGGCCCAGCCTTTGACATACAGAGAGAATCAAAGGTAGATGAGGAGGAAAAAATGAAAGTAAGAGCATCAGTAAAGCCAATCTGCGAAAAATGCAAAGTCATTAAGAGAAATGGCAAAGTGATGGTTATTTGCGAAAATCCAAAGCATAAGCAGAAGCAAGGCTAAATAAAAGTTAATAATTGGGTAGCGAGACCGGGCCGCTATCTGTAAAAATTTATTTATTGTACATCGCCTGTCTATATCACCCCCGGCAAGGTGACGGAAGATAGGAGAAGGAGGAAACGTATGGCTCGTATAGCCGGTGTAGACTTACCAAGAGAAAAAAGGGTAGAAATCGGTCTAACCTATATCTATGGTATCGGAAAGCATACAGCTAAAGACATTCTTGCAAAGGCTGAAATCAATCCAGATACTAGAGTCAAAGATCTGACCGAAGATGAAGCTGGTAGAATCAGAAAAATCATCGAAGCAGATTATGCAGTAGAAGGTGACCTAAGAAGAGAGGTGTCTCTAAACATTAAGAGACTCATGGAAATCGGAAGCTACAGAGGAATCAGACACAGAAGAGGACTCCCTGTTAGAGGTCAGAAAACAAAAACTAATGCTAGAACGCGTAAGGGTCCTAAGAGGACTGTAAGCAGAAAGAAAAAGTAAGAAGGAGGTAGGATAAAATGGCTAAAGCTGTAAAGAAAACAGTAAGAAAAAAGAGAAAAGACCGTAAGCACGTTGAAAAAGGCCAGGCTCATATCCAGTCCACCTTTAACAATACTTTGGTGACACTTACAGATATGGACGGAAACGCTCTGTCATGGTCAAGCGCAGGATCACTTGGATTTAAGGGTTCAAGAAAATCAACACCGTTTGCAGCACAGAGTGCAGCTGAGACTGCAACAAAGGCAGCTCTTGAGCACGGACTTAAGACTGTTGAAGTTTACGTTAAGGGACCAGGCGCAGGTAGAGAAGCTGCTATTAGAGCACTCCAGGCTGCTGGTCTTGAGATCACATTGATCAAAGATATTACACCTATTCCTCATAACGGTTGCAGACCGCCAAAGAGAAGAAGAGTATAGCAGAAGGGAGGAGCAAAGAAAATGGCAGTAAATAAAGACCCGATCCTAAAGAGATGTAGATCTCTTCAGTTGGATCCAAGCCACATGGGTATCTACAAAGAATCCAATAGAAAGCCTCAGCAGAGTTTCAAGAAGATGAGTGAATATGGACTTCAGCTTCGTGAAAAGCAGAGAGCAAAGTTTATCTACGGAGTTCAGGAAAGACAGTTCAGAACAGCATTCAAGAAGGCTGCATCAAAGAAGGGTATCACAGGTGAAAACCTTCTTATCATGCTAGAAGAAAGACTTGATAACGTTGTTTTCAGAATGGGACTTGCTACAACACGTAGAGAAGCAAGACAGCTTGTAGTTCACAGCCACTTTACAGTAAACGGTAAGAAGGTAAACATTCCTTCATACATCGTAAAGGCTGGAGACGTAATCAAGGTAAAGGAAAAGAGCCAGAGCTCTCCTAAGTTTAAGGAAATCAAAGAGATGCAGGTTGGTGTTCCAGCTTGGCTTTCAGTAGATAGAGACAAGCTAGAGGGTAAAGTTCTAGCTGATCCAACTAGAGATCAGATTGACACACCTATCGAAGAGCGTTTAATCGTCGAGTTGTACTCCAAATAATAGAAACTATATTACAGTCGCTATTATTGATTGGATGAAAAGGAGGGTTTTCAATGATAGAAATCGAAAAACCGACAATATCAAAGACAGTCAGCGAGGATGGTACATACGGCAAATTCGTTGTTGAACCTCTAGAAAGAGGATACGGAATAACACTTGGAAACAGCATGAGAAGAATTCTTCTCAGCTCACTTCCAGGCGCAGCTGTAACATCGATTAAAATCGATGGAATTCTACACGAGTTTTCGACGATTCCAGGCGTCAAAGAAGATGTTACTGAAATCATACTCAACCTCAAGAAGCTGGCATTAAGGCTAAGCGGTGATGACAGCAAGCGTGTGATTATAAATGCAGTTGGACCTAAGGAGGTTACAGCAGCAGACATAATCGGAGATTCAGAGCTAGAGATATTTAACCCTGAATTGCACATTGCTACACTCGAAGAAAATGCTACTTTGGTTATGGAAATAAACCTTGCTAGAGGCAGAGGTTATGTTCCAGCAGAGCAGAATAAGGATGAGAGCACACCGATTTCAGTGATTCCGGTTGACTCAATTTTTACTCCGGTAAGAAGAGTAAACTACACAGTAGAGAATACAAGAGTAGGGCAGGTTACAGACTTTGATAGACTTATCCTAGAGATTTGGACAGATGGTTCAATCTCACCAGAGGAAGGTGTATCAATAGGTGCAAAGATTATGCAGGAGCACCTCAATTTGTTCGTAAAGCTTGATGATGCTGCAGATGATCTTGAAATCATGGTAGAGAAGGAAGAAGATCAGAAGGAAAAAGCTTTGGAGATGACTATCGAAGAGCTTGAGCTTTCAGTTCGTTCGTTCAACTGCCTAAAGAGAGCATCGATCAATACTGTTGAAGAGTTGACAGCTCGTACCGAAGAAGAGATGATGAAAGTCAGAAATCTCGGTAAGAAGTCACTCGACGAAGTTAAAGCAAAATTAGCTGAGCTTGGACTTTCACTTAGACCAAGCGAAGAATAGAAAGAATTATAAGGAGAGAAGGATATGCCAGGATATAGAAAACTAGGCAGGCCTACAGCTCACAGAAAAGCAATGCTGAGAAACCTTGTAACTGATCTACTCAGAGAAGGCAGAATTCAGACAACTGATTGTAGAGCTAAGGAAGCCAGAAAAACTGCTGAAAAGCTTATCACTTTGGCAAAGACTGACAATCTTCATAACAGAAGACAGGCTTTGGCATATATATTTGACGAAACAGTAGTCAATAATCTTTTCGAAGAGATCGCACCTAAGTACGCTGAGCGTAACGGTGGATACACAAGAATCCTAAAGCTAGGACCTCGCCGTGGCGATGGTGCTGAAGTAGTTTTCTTGGAGCTCGTATAAGATAATAAATAGAGCAGGAACTTGTGTCCCTGCTCTTTTTATATGCTTAATTAAATATAGTTATGCTTTCCTTCTGTAATGCAATACCACAAAGGCAAGCACGAAAATTCCAATTCCTCCAATTACGTCTATCACTATTGTAATTGGCAAAAGTACCCCTGAGACGAGATAATCAAAGCTATCATACAAAGCCTTAGAAGTATCCAAAAAGAGGACACAAACCGCTAATAAAAGCGTTGAGGCCATAGCTAGAAAGGCGTTTGTTATAGCAAGTATTGGCGATGCTGGGTTAAAAGACCTTGCCTTCTTACTAGCGACAATAATGCAGACAAAATTCAATGCGGAGACAATAAGAATTAAAATATAGATCATTAAAATAGTTTTTTGATGATCAGTTGCAAATTGCATTAGGGGTTTTAAATCCATGACCGACTCCTTTCAATTATTGTTACATGTATTTTATCGAGATTGATATATGTAGTAGGCATTTCTAATATAACATATAAATTTTACGAATTCAATCATTAACAGAAAAAAATGAAATAACAGAAAACGAGTAGTCGTATTTGCCCGTATAAAAAAACGAGTGTGAATCCACACTCGTTTAAAAGCATCTTCTAGAGCTTACCTACTAGGTCGATTCCAGGTTTTAGTGTCTTTGCTCCTGGTCTCCATCTAGCTGGGCAAACCTCATCTCCATGTTCAGCAACGAACTGGCAAGCCTGAAGCTTACGTAGAAGCTCTTCGGCATTTCTTCCAACGTTTCCTGCATTAACCTCATAGGAAACAATTTTTCCCTGAGGGTTGATGATGAATGTTCCTCTCTCAGAAATTCCATCTGCTTCGATGAATACATCAAAGTCCTTTGCTAGTGCATGAGTTGGATCGCCAAGCATTGGGTATGTTAGCTCTTTGATTAGCTCAGAGCTATCGTGCCAAGCCTTGTGAACAAAGTGAGTGTCACATGAAACTGCATATACTTCGCAGCCAGCGCTCTTGAATTCCTCATACTTGTCCTGTAGGTCTGAAAGCTCTGTTGGGCAAACAAAAGTAAAATCAGCAGGATAGAAGAAGAAAACACTCCACTTTCCTAGAATATCTTCCTTTTTGTATTCTTTGAATTCATTATTGTAATAACCATTAACCTTAAAATCGGAAACTTCCTTGTTAATTAATGACATCTTTTTTCTCCTTTTTTCATTAGACCTTAGGT
The nucleotide sequence above comes from Eubacterium sulci ATCC 35585. Encoded proteins:
- a CDS encoding 30S ribosomal protein S11, with product MAKAVKKTVRKKRKDRKHVEKGQAHIQSTFNNTLVTLTDMDGNALSWSSAGSLGFKGSRKSTPFAAQSAAETATKAALEHGLKTVEVYVKGPGAGREAAIRALQAAGLEITLIKDITPIPHNGCRPPKRRRV
- a CDS encoding DNA-directed RNA polymerase subunit alpha; translation: MIEIEKPTISKTVSEDGTYGKFVVEPLERGYGITLGNSMRRILLSSLPGAAVTSIKIDGILHEFSTIPGVKEDVTEIILNLKKLALRLSGDDSKRVIINAVGPKEVTAADIIGDSELEIFNPELHIATLEENATLVMEINLARGRGYVPAEQNKDESTPISVIPVDSIFTPVRRVNYTVENTRVGQVTDFDRLILEIWTDGSISPEEGVSIGAKIMQEHLNLFVKLDDAADDLEIMVEKEEDQKEKALEMTIEELELSVRSFNCLKRASINTVEELTARTEEEMMKVRNLGKKSLDEVKAKLAELGLSLRPSEE
- a CDS encoding alkyl hydroperoxide reductase (with AhpF catalyzes the conversion of alkyl hydroperoxides to their corresponding alcohols; AhpC reduced the hydroperoxide substrate): MSLINKEVSDFKVNGYYNNEFKEYKKEDILGKWSVFFFYPADFTFVCPTELSDLQDKYEEFKSAGCEVYAVSCDTHFVHKAWHDSSELIKELTYPMLGDPTHALAKDFDVFIEADGISERGTFIINPQGKIVSYEVNAGNVGRNAEELLRKLQACQFVAEHGDEVCPARWRPGAKTLKPGIDLVGKL
- a CDS encoding 30S ribosomal protein S13, yielding MARIAGVDLPREKRVEIGLTYIYGIGKHTAKDILAKAEINPDTRVKDLTEDEAGRIRKIIEADYAVEGDLRREVSLNIKRLMEIGSYRGIRHRRGLPVRGQKTKTNARTRKGPKRTVSRKKK
- a CDS encoding 50S ribosomal protein L17, translated to MPGYRKLGRPTAHRKAMLRNLVTDLLREGRIQTTDCRAKEARKTAEKLITLAKTDNLHNRRQALAYIFDETVVNNLFEEIAPKYAERNGGYTRILKLGPRRGDGAEVVFLELV
- a CDS encoding translation initiation factor IF-1, whose product is MAKKDTIEAMGTVVDAQPNAMFKIKLENGFEVLAHISGKIRMNYIRILPGDKVKVELSPYDLTRGRIVWRDK
- the rpmJ gene encoding 50S ribosomal protein L36 (smallest protein in the large subunit; similar to what is found with protein L31 and L33 several bacterial genomes contain paralogs which may be regulated by zinc; the protein from Thermus thermophilus has a zinc-binding motif and contains a bound zinc ion; the proteins in this group have the motif), with amino-acid sequence MKVRASVKPICEKCKVIKRNGKVMVICENPKHKQKQG
- a CDS encoding methionine aminopeptidase; this translates as MIVIKSKEEIELLRVPCKVTGELLNKLAGFIKPGISTWEIDNFCAEFIKQHGMTPTFKGYGGFPGNVCVSLNEEIVHGIPDRERILQEGDIVSIDVGATYKGYTSDAARTYPVGKISEEAQRLIDATRDSFFAGIEFAKVGNRLSDISHAVQAKAEREGFSVIRDFVGHGVGRELHEDPQIPNYGKAGRGPRLVEGMVLAIEPMVAVGTYETETLLNNWTAVTADGKLSAHYENTVAITENGPEVLTLVEEEV
- a CDS encoding adenylate kinase (essential enzyme that recycles AMP in active cells; converts ATP and AMP to two molecules of ADP), with product MRTILLGPPGAGKGTQAVRIVEKYGIPHISTGDIFRDNIKRQTELGKKAQEYMNKGELVPDDLVIEIATDRLLRDDCKKGFLLDGFPRTVYQAEKLDEFMQAHGGKIDHVINLEVDDDLLIFRLTGRRVCKQCGASFHVVNIPPKVEGICDRCGGELVQRADDTEETVKNRITVYKEQTMPLIDYYTKANNITTLDGSTPLDQCFAEIVEVLGE
- a CDS encoding 30S ribosomal protein S4 — translated: MAVNKDPILKRCRSLQLDPSHMGIYKESNRKPQQSFKKMSEYGLQLREKQRAKFIYGVQERQFRTAFKKAASKKGITGENLLIMLEERLDNVVFRMGLATTRREARQLVVHSHFTVNGKKVNIPSYIVKAGDVIKVKEKSQSSPKFKEIKEMQVGVPAWLSVDRDKLEGKVLADPTRDQIDTPIEERLIVELYSK